CCCCTTGACAACGGAACCATGcgaattttttattttaagtgGCACTTGAAGTTTCCAAATAACCATACGACGAAACTAACATTCAGAATTAATCAAACTTTGATAATACGACTTCACTAACAACACATCAGATGCAGACAACACCCAAGCTAACGAGTCCGATTGGTCAACAAGTTGCACGGATCAAGTTTAGCACATAATTCTTCCGAAACTAACAACCTGGGACCaataaaaacaaatttagGAGGATTGAGTGCAATTCTAAACAGAGATGGAAAGTGTTCTTTGAGAGGAATTGGACCCAGCCACATATCCTCCCAAAAACACACATTAACACCATGTTAACCGAAAACGTCACATGAGCGAAGTATTGTCTCATACGCAACAAACTCTTCTAGAAAGGGGAGTCCATTGTCCTCATAACCACCTGAGACAATGATTTGGCATAGAGATATTTATTGTGCAATACCTCTGGCAACAATCCCTCCCCATCAAAAAATTTATACAATCATTTTCCCAAGAAACAAATATTCTTAATCTCCAAGTTTTCGGACCCCAACCCACCTTGGTCTTAGGGACAACAAACAATATCTCGTTTCGTAAGTTTATATTTTCACTTATGCTCATCACATTGTCAGAAAAACCAAGACTGCTAAAAGTCCAGCCTCTTAGCAACTCCGTTAGGAACCTCGAAAAACTACATCATAAATATCGGCAAGCTAGTAACGACAGAGTTAATTAGGATCAATCTGCCGCCACCGGAAAGAAGCTTGCCTTTCCAACGATAATGAAAGGAAACGATCCAACCCCGCACCGAAACAACGGTGCATATTGGGCCTCCGACTCTTTAACTTGCccaaagcaaagaaaaatcacACTAGGAAAATTAATCTTCAAACCAGACAACTGCTTTTTTGACGAAAACTGCAGCGCTGATCCAATTAATTAAGAGTTGGAAAATTTACATATGCTTGCGTTCAAAAGGAGACAAAGCTATAGAGAGAAGCTatctagaaagaaaaaaacagcaacATAGATCCATCACCACAGTAATAGAAAAAATAGCACGGTCTGAGGAGTGCCCCTAACGTCATCGAAAGGCATCCCAACAATGGGTGACTTCAGTGTTATCGAAAGGCGCGACACACGGAGGCATAGCTGAAGGGTGTAAACCAGACCACTGTTTGAAGACACACAATAACATTTTGAGATAATTTGCTTTAGCCATATCATGCTCCGGAAAAATAACAGCGTACTAAAGAATAGAGACCTCACCATCAACCAAATGTGGAATAACCCCATTCAACCTCCCATTCATTTTGGCCCGCTTAATAATCACAACCAACATATCTGCAACAATGTTGAACAGTACCTCCTGTTCCTGATTAACCACAGATAACTCCTCAATCGTTTCATGGAGGCAAGTATTCTTTTATTCCCTTGTGTTTGAGCATCATcaaattgaagaaaaaaagatttgcCTAATTTCATTAGCGAAGAAAGAGTTTAACAAAAGTGGTCAAAGATGACCAAACCTAACATGAAAGGATCAAAACCAAAAGTCTGCTCTCGCAACAAAAAATGCACCTTAGGTATTTAGCTCTGGCTAGCTAGCACACATCCATGCATGAGGCGGCCTCCCCTTTGATGCCAGCTAGGAAAAACGGGTGCCAGTCAAATTGTTAGCAAAGAGTCATGTATTGTGTTCATTCCAAAATTTCCACGAGACAAGCATGAGGACCGAAGTGATTGTTTCCTTGATGCAGTGTATGGATGATCACACTAGAGTAACACTGGGCAGGGCAAATGGTGACACTGATGACTTAAACTGAAATATAACTTATAAGTGGTGGGGGTCTAATTCAATACAACCCCCCTCCTTAAACTCAGAAGGGTAGGATAGTCTTTtcacgttttcttttttcttcctacTCTTTACTTCGTTCTGcctcctttctctctcgcaAGGTATCCACTTTTCCGACGATCCCTCCGGTGAGAATGATCGGAATTGTGTCTTCTGCAACGctgtgaaatttcatcgcgATCCAACGGTTAAATCTCCGGCAAATACCAAAATACCGAGTATTGTTCGGATTTCTTACGGCCATGCGTGATAGCACAATGTTCACATGTTTCCCGCTGATTCGAGCAATGTTTCAACGATCCCTTTGGTGGAATTGTGTGGAATTTTGTCTACTACAACAACGTGAAATTTCAttgcgatccaacggtggaatctccggaaaatttcaaaataccTACCgatgtttggatttctcgcgACCGTGCGGGACATCACGAACATCCAACTTGTTTGCATGTTTGCTGATGCCTCAAGAAGTGTTTCGCAGATCCCTTCGGTGGGACTTTGcggaattttgtctactatgacaatgtgaaatttcatcgcgATCCAATGATGGAATCTCTGAAAAGCTTGGAAACACCGAGTGTTGTTTGGAATTCTCGCGCCCGTGCGGGACAGCACGAACATCCGACTTGTTCACCTGTTGCCCGCTGGCTAAAGAAATCTTTCGTCGATCCCTTCGCTGAGATTGTGTGGAATTGTGTATACTACTATCGCGTGAAATTTCATGacgatccaacggtgaaatctccggaaaaattaaaaacacCGAGTGTTGTTCGAAACCATACGAAAATGatagaaggaaatatagtgTAATGTCCATTGTGCCTTTTTTATGAAGAGGCACGGAGTAATCTGTACCGTCATTGTGTTTTTCATAAGAGCAGGGGGGTTGTATTGAATCAGAAGTGATAAGTGGTAGTATGGACTATGGAGAGGAACAATTAAAATTTATTCGGCGATAAATTATGATCCAAATGGACATTCTGAGTGACCGAGTGTAGTTCACTAACTGCAGGTTTTGGGCCTCTGGCTGCTAGTTCAAAGCTTATCCTTCATCGTCGCTGGAGTCTCGGTGACCGCACTCCTTGTCTACGACAACCTGAAAGCCACAAGTTTTCCGGTCTTCGTGGCTCTGCTTGTGGTGACTAACGTGTCGGGCGCGCTTGCAGCGCTCTCAACTCTCGCCGGCACAATACTCATCGAGCGAGAATGGTAATATCCAGATCCAAACCTGCAACTTAAGTATGACATCACAAATTAGCTCCTTTGGTATATATTGTCATGCAGCGGTGTAGCGAatttgaaagaagaagaaaaaaagcaaaTCTGATGAGAATGTCATAATGCAGGGTGGTGGTGATTTGCAGCGGGCATCCGCCGGCGGTGCTGACCAAGACCAACTCGGTGATCCGGCGGATCGACCTGAGCTGCAAGCTGCTGGCGCCGGTCCTGTCCGGGTTCGTCATCAGCTTCGTGTCGACGCAGGCCTCTGcggtggcgctggcgctgTGGAACCTCGCCTCCGTGTGGCTCCAGTACTGGCTCTTCGTCTCCGTGTACACCGCCGTGCCCGCTCTCAGCGGGAACGTCCGGCTGAGAAGGGACACCGCAGAGGCAGCGCTGCTGTCGGCAGAGATCGTAGCGCCCGTGGCCCATGGGGATCAGGTGCACGGTCAGGACGCGTTGGATTGGCGGGTGAAGCTGACGAAGCAACTCTCCATCCTGCCGTGCTGGGATTCCTGGGCCGTGTACATGAGGCAGGAGGTGGTGCTCCCTGGTGTCGCTCTGGCTTTCCTCTATTTCAACGTCCTAAGGTACTCCAAAGTTATTCATGTAACGTGACCCAGCACATCATTCTTCTCTGTTGCAGCGTAAATAGCAATGGCAAGCTCTTGATGCATTTTTTGCAGTTTTGGTACGCTGATGACGGCGACTCTGGACTGGAAAGGCATCCCGGCGTACGTGATCAGCCTGGCTCGCGGGTTCAGCGCCATTATCGGGATCGCGGCGACGTTGCTGTACCCGGTGGTGCACTCCTGGGTGTCCACGCTCCGGACGGGGCTCTGGTCCATCTGGATGCAGTGGtgctgcctgctgctgtgcGTGGGGTCGATCTgggtggccggcggcgtggCCTCGGCGTGGGTGCTCATGGCCGGCGTCGCGGCGTCGCGGCTCGGGCTCTGGATGTTCGACCTGGCGCTCATGCAGCTGATGCAGGACAGTGTCCCGGACGCGGACCGGTGCGTCGTCGGAGGCGTGCAGAACTCTCTGCAGTCCATGTTCGACCTGCTCACCTACATCATGGGCATCGTCATCTCCGACCCCAGGGTAACACGGATCAGCTACTTCCTTTCAGTTAGTTTGTTTGTTGCAGCTAAACAAACGGCTACGATTGTTTTACCATTTCCAACGTGTTTGGACAACATCTGAAACAGGATTTCAGCGAGCTGATCGTGCTGTCCTTCTTCCTGGTGACCTGCGCGGCGCTCATGTACACGCTGCACGTCTACCGCGAGCGGAAGCACCTGTTCCACCTGGAAAAGATCTTCGCCAACATGGACTGGTGAGCAGAGCAACCTTTGTTTGCTACTGCCGGGTAAATTGTGAATTAAACTCATGGCGGACTTCCTCTTTTCCACTTTCTTTTCGGCTGTTGATGCAGGATAAAAAATTCTTGATCCGGTTCGCATTGATCAGGACAGGAGTGAGCTGCCAAACAATTTGGGCCTTGTGCAGGCTGTTgtacaggtttttttttctgtcagaTCTGTCTACCGTGGATAGTTTTTTAAATTACCAGTGGGCAGTGGCACAGTGGAAGATCGATCTATTGTTGTTTTCGTACTGTAAAAAAATGGCGCGGCTCGTGATCAGCACCTGCAGTGTGCACAACATTGTATCAT
This is a stretch of genomic DNA from Brachypodium distachyon strain Bd21 chromosome 1, Brachypodium_distachyon_v3.0, whole genome shotgun sequence. It encodes these proteins:
- the LOC100843334 gene encoding solute carrier family 40 member 1, whose amino-acid sequence is MEGGEGEIGSSGGHLVPLLGGHGGGLDASLLRRLYVGHFLARWGARMWEFSVGLYMIRIWPDSLLLAAVYGVVESSAVAVFGPMVGALVDRLTYLQVLGLWLLVQSLSFIVAGVSVTALLVYDNLKATSFPVFVALLVVTNVSGALAALSTLAGTILIEREWVVVICSGHPPAVLTKTNSVIRRIDLSCKLLAPVLSGFVISFVSTQASAVALALWNLASVWLQYWLFVSVYTAVPALSGNVRLRRDTAEAALLSAEIVAPVAHGDQVHGQDALDWRVKLTKQLSILPCWDSWAVYMRQEVVLPGVALAFLYFNVLSFGTLMTATLDWKGIPAYVISLARGFSAIIGIAATLLYPVVHSWVSTLRTGLWSIWMQWCCLLLCVGSIWVAGGVASAWVLMAGVAASRLGLWMFDLALMQLMQDSVPDADRCVVGGVQNSLQSMFDLLTYIMGIVISDPRDFSELIVLSFFLVTCAALMYTLHVYRERKHLFHLEKIFANMDWIKNS